A region of Longimicrobium sp. DNA encodes the following proteins:
- a CDS encoding serine/threonine-protein kinase, which translates to MTTLATLLQGRLLADRYRIGEALGFGGMGAVFRAHDERLGRDVAVKVLTAASADPAEQEVLRARFRREARAAATLRHPNVVTVHDFGTDPGSGLDFLVMERLPGKDVAERIAAANGPMSTDEALEIVREAAMGLAAGHRVGIVHRDVKPRNLFLVADPVGGWEVKVLDFGIAQLSAGEQPETRITQLSPSPYTPRYAAPEQLAASPHLTPACDVYALGIVALEMLTGRYPEGINSAADDAVAARAVDALRPRVAVPMCDALLRMLRRDPLQRPADADAVLRLLAIVPPAPPALDAAPTLAYPPTPPVPSPPVVSPIPQPVVPPPIPVHAYAPQPHAPQPAYSVPAPPAYAQPAPPQEAENGERRGTPLAKWIGIAVLVTLAGVYWTRDGEPPAAPEPAPVSAPVQPDPPPIPPEEAAARELASQEALRAVRLRGGIGFNEQLWIIAAATRAPDEVERAVTLRDRIAAAGHPAGLANGRVYPELPGDSVVVLAGPFDRGRAEAALPAIRRIARGARLRQVTFQMPR; encoded by the coding sequence TTGACCACACTCGCCACCCTCCTCCAGGGCCGCCTCCTCGCCGACCGCTACCGGATCGGTGAGGCGCTGGGCTTCGGGGGGATGGGCGCGGTGTTCCGGGCGCACGACGAGCGGCTGGGACGCGACGTGGCGGTCAAGGTGCTCACCGCCGCCTCCGCCGACCCGGCCGAGCAGGAGGTGCTGCGCGCCCGCTTCCGCCGCGAGGCCCGCGCCGCCGCCACCCTCCGCCACCCCAACGTGGTGACGGTGCACGACTTTGGCACCGATCCGGGGTCGGGGCTCGACTTCCTGGTGATGGAGCGGCTACCGGGCAAGGACGTGGCCGAGCGCATCGCCGCCGCCAACGGCCCGATGTCCACCGACGAGGCGCTGGAGATCGTGCGCGAGGCCGCGATGGGGCTGGCCGCGGGGCACCGCGTGGGGATCGTGCACCGCGACGTGAAGCCGCGCAACCTCTTCCTGGTCGCGGATCCGGTAGGCGGGTGGGAGGTCAAGGTGCTCGACTTCGGCATCGCGCAGCTCTCCGCGGGCGAGCAGCCGGAGACGCGCATCACGCAGCTCAGCCCATCGCCGTACACGCCGCGCTACGCCGCCCCCGAGCAGCTCGCCGCCTCGCCGCACCTCACCCCCGCGTGCGACGTGTACGCGCTGGGGATCGTCGCGCTGGAGATGCTCACGGGGCGCTACCCGGAGGGGATCAACAGCGCCGCGGACGACGCCGTCGCCGCCCGCGCCGTGGACGCGCTGCGCCCCCGCGTCGCCGTGCCGATGTGCGACGCGCTGCTGCGCATGCTCCGCCGCGATCCGCTCCAGCGCCCCGCGGACGCGGACGCCGTCCTCCGCCTTCTCGCCATCGTCCCGCCCGCGCCCCCGGCCCTGGACGCCGCGCCGACGCTGGCGTATCCGCCGACGCCACCGGTCCCGTCCCCCCCGGTCGTGTCGCCGATTCCGCAGCCGGTGGTGCCGCCGCCGATCCCAGTGCATGCCTACGCGCCGCAACCGCACGCGCCGCAGCCGGCGTACAGCGTGCCCGCGCCCCCGGCGTACGCGCAGCCCGCGCCCCCGCAGGAGGCGGAAAACGGCGAACGCCGCGGCACCCCGCTGGCGAAGTGGATCGGCATCGCGGTCCTGGTGACGCTCGCCGGAGTGTACTGGACGCGCGACGGCGAACCGCCCGCCGCGCCGGAGCCGGCGCCAGTCTCGGCCCCCGTGCAGCCCGATCCGCCGCCCATTCCGCCGGAGGAGGCCGCCGCGCGCGAGCTCGCGAGCCAGGAAGCGCTGCGCGCCGTGCGGCTGCGCGGCGGAATCGGCTTCAACGAGCAGCTCTGGATCATCGCGGCCGCCACCCGCGCCCCGGACGAAGTGGAGCGCGCCGTGACCCTGCGCGACCGCATCGCCGCCGCCGGGCACCCCGCGGGCCTCGCAAACGGCCGCGTCTATCCGGAATTGCCCGGGGACTCCGTCGTCGTCCTCGCCGGCCCGTTCGACCGTGGCCGCGCGGAAGCGGCGCTCCCGGCCATCCGCCGCATCGCCCGCGGCGCCCGCCTGCGCCAGGTCACCTTTCAGATGCCGCGCTGA